One part of the Chrysemys picta bellii isolate R12L10 chromosome 14, ASM1138683v2, whole genome shotgun sequence genome encodes these proteins:
- the LOC135975710 gene encoding uncharacterized protein LOC135975710 isoform X1, with amino-acid sequence MGQQHCLGLGQQRGRWAPQLCSSTMTPAVEPELETHLLRAALHAVFTLGMEKDTTQVQDLPRVLPDLLDAMLGNLLAESPDTDRLQYILEHINYWIVSRVPRERARAVKSSTALLRSTITLPEFDNSAEFPRMGHHMAQLALSVSDPAKDISRQAREGVYRLYQLLLHQRGKEPSWEMAPARRVRLGPQPISLRLTPAGG; translated from the exons atgggacagcagcattgcctgggactcgggcagcagcgaggccgatgggcgccgcagctttgttccag caccatgacacctgccgtggagccagagctggagacccacctcctccgagctgccctgcacgccgtcttcaccctgggcatggagaaggacaccacccaagtgcag gatctgcctagggtcttgccagacctcctggacgccatgctggggaacctgctggcagagtccccagacaccgacaggctccagtacatcttggag cacattaactactggatcgtgtccagggtgccgcgagagagagccagggccgttaagagcagcacggccctgctcagatccaccatcaccctccctgagtttgac aactcagcggaattccccaggatgggtcaccacatggcacagctggctctgtccgtcagtgacccagccaaggacatcagccggcaggccagggagggggtttaccggctctaccagctgctgctgcaccagaggggtaaggaacccagctgggaaatggcacccgctagaagagtgagactgggaccccagccaatttctctcagactgaccccggctggaggatga
- the LOC135975710 gene encoding uncharacterized protein LOC135975710 isoform X2 yields MGQQHCLGLGQQRGRWAPQLCSSTMTPAVEPELETHLLRAALHAVFTLGMEKDTTQVQDLPRVLPDLLDAMLGNLLAESPDTDRLQYILENSAEFPRMGHHMAQLALSVSDPAKDISRQAREGVYRLYQLLLHQRGKEPSWEMAPARRVRLGPQPISLRLTPAGG; encoded by the exons atgggacagcagcattgcctgggactcgggcagcagcgaggccgatgggcgccgcagctttgttccag caccatgacacctgccgtggagccagagctggagacccacctcctccgagctgccctgcacgccgtcttcaccctgggcatggagaaggacaccacccaagtgcag gatctgcctagggtcttgccagacctcctggacgccatgctggggaacctgctggcagagtccccagacaccgacaggctccagtacatcttggag aactcagcggaattccccaggatgggtcaccacatggcacagctggctctgtccgtcagtgacccagccaaggacatcagccggcaggccagggagggggtttaccggctctaccagctgctgctgcaccagaggggtaaggaacccagctgggaaatggcacccgctagaagagtgagactgggaccccagccaatttctctcagactgaccccggctggaggatga